Below is a genomic region from Micropterus dolomieu isolate WLL.071019.BEF.003 ecotype Adirondacks linkage group LG08, ASM2129224v1, whole genome shotgun sequence.
AATCCAAACATAAACGTACAGATCGTTCAGTGTTGTTGTATTTACGAAAAGCGCAGCCAGGGAAGCCGTGGCCGAGGCTAACAAAAGAAAAGGCTAAGGTCAGTTGAACACAAACGCAGTCGAACATAAAGGCCAGTGTGTATCACACCTTTgacatattaacatttaatgGTTTGATACAGTTAATTGTTGCATGTTAGAATGTCATAATTGAGATTGTTAAAATGCATCAGATCACTATGAGAAAccttgattttgtgttttcacagcTGAGTTGGCTCAGCGTTGATTTCAACAACTGGAAAGACTGGGAGGAGGACTCCGATGAGGAGATGGGCAACTTTGATCAATTCTCAGATGTAAGCGCTGTGCATTTATTAGGATGGGTGAAGTAATTTATAATTGCTTTCAGCAGCAtttttcccattaattaatgaGACCATGGTGGCCCGCCATAGTCTtaaaatgaaccgaaaatagttttacacatctcataataacGTTTCAGACCtctaacattgtgttttgtgggcgctGCTGTAAGCTTGCACGCTCTGGCATCCGACTcaagacaaccacttttcttttgaggtaacgtTAACTACGGTAACATTTACGggctgtttctgtcactcgtttgtgtgACGGCGGTTGAGCTAGCTgcgcctacatttggagtgcacacgtattcaagtctttatgctaaatcCACTGTaacggcccagagcgagctgacaggcaggttagcaggtcaacattatttatcaaactgggtcggacttgatgactTTAGCGCAAAGACACATGTGACAATGttcggttttcaaaataaagtgtctATACAGTAGgctatggaaataagattaattggatcatattcacagaaagtataaaacatattacgtGTCCATTAAAAGCTAAACAACacttatatttttattctttgatttagggttttttggggggaaaaaatgaatttgttgacttttattgctGTTTAATCACTATTTATAGCAATACAATAGGTTTAtggttaaataatttattagagcacaacattgtttattgttaattttgcaccaaattaatgcatttaactttaaaatttaGAAAAATTTTCTTTCGACCCANNNNNNNNNNNNNNNNNNNNccccccccccccccccccccaacagcGTCTGAGGCACACCCACCATAGTTTCTTCagatcctgtgggaaacactgatcactcattatatatatatatatatatattttatatatatatatatatatataaaaaagaaataaaatattgcaCACTTACCCTGTATACAATATTTGCCAGTTATTATACTTATTAAATGCTGTGGAAAAATTCAACTATACAGTtctataaagagagaaactgaccaaCATAGCCAGCTTCTCAAAGGCACCGACCTGCCTCGTCATTCTACCTGTAATTGAATCATTCTGTCTACAATCTGGACATATTGGATTGGTATATGAACCAAACTTAAactgagataaattcaaaagaTTTGTCACCACGGTCCTGCTTTTGAGTGCTCAGATTTGTTGTCTTCTCGTCGTAATAACGAGTACTTTGGTTTAATTTTACAGATGATGAACAACATGGGAGGCGAGGACGACCTACCTGATCTAGATGGTGCAGATGATGTaagaatcctttttttttttttttttttttgtttctttcacttTATTTCTAATCTTTAagcttaaattaaaaaatgacagATGATCATAAAACTGGTGTTAATCAGTGTCAGAAGGGGTTATGGCTGTCGTCTAATTGTAGTGAACTCTTGTTGAACCAATAAAGCAGATGATGTtatgtcaacatttttcaacCTTATCTccctttcttgtctttttaGGATGAGTCTGCAGATAGTGATGATGAGAGTAAGTAGTTATGACCCTTGACTGTATTATAACGGCCACAATTTTTGATCACAAGCTTGTTCTGATGTGgggtttaatattatttttgtccACTTTCACTTTCAGAAATGCCAGATTTGGAATAGAAGACTGTAAGACTCTGGAAAGAAAAATGGAAGAACAGAGGGCAAGAGGAATCATAACAAATGTATATCTTGAAATTGAAGGCAGTGACAAACATGTACATATGAGTCAGTAGCCATATTTAAATCCATAGCCTCAGCTCCAAACTCTTGACCGATCAGTCCATGAAGGTTGATATGCATGGTATTGTACAGAGCAGCTATCTCCACTTCCATTTGCTGTACTGCACCTTTTGGGTATCTTGTTTTACTGTTAAATATTACAAGTAAGCACACATTTGTTGGAAAAGCTGTATCATTGTCCTCAACTGAGCAATACATGTTATGAGATTTACAATTTGTTTTCAGAGGAATTGTGGTTTAAAATGATTTGGCCCCGCCCATTCCCAATGTTGTGGTTTAAAGTTAGTCGACCAGTGTAGTTGATCTCATGATTTAAGAAGACAAAGAATTATGTGCATTTATTCATTGGGTTCCTCTAAAGCCTTCCATGTGCCGTGAATTAGATATCCAGGAAGCCAGTCTTCTGTTTCTGTAGCTTAACCTTCCAGCTTACACGTTTCCCCTTCactttttgtttaatgtttgtaAGATTGGAATATTCTGAAAGCATTGCAGAAGTATTTGCATCTTCACAATTCATCACCTACCTTAATAATCTGAATGAATTAGTATCTTTTCATTGCCTACCATAGTAATATGAGTGAATTCAACATATTTAGTATCTTAACAGCTATTCTCTCCATACCCACCTAACATGTACACTTGTGTTAGACTGCAGAAGCAAGGTGAAATGTTTTACAACAGATATTGAGGCTTGAAGCTTGTTTGGGCCTCAGCATTATGTGGTTTGTTGCTATCCTCCGGGTTCTTTCCGTTTGTTCATCTAGAATGATCCTCCCTTGTTGGTGAGGAAGTGTCGGAACGTTAGGCGCCGTGTAATGACCAAATTATATTTGCACTGTCAATAAAATGTAAGGGGAGACAAATGTTGAATTACAGTggaaattctttttttattgtctacATCTTTCTAATAAACTGTTCAAGAATCATTTAAATGCCTTTTTTCTTAAATGAcatttgatttgtgtttttatttttttacccttacaaagtgccttttttttttttttttttttttttttttttccaaaaagaGTTGAAAGGTTGATCGGTTGAACATCCAAATATCACTGGGAAAGCGATTATTTTTGACAGACTTGGGGAGTTATCAGAGCAAATTGGACTTCTAACCTGGTTACAGATGTAACTTATgtactaaaatatattttggatAAAGTATTTTTTCTATGACAAAGACAACTGTAGCAACCTGCAGTCATGATGTAATGACACTTCAGTTTTAACCTTGTTTTCTTGTAATTTTTGAGAAAATTCACAACCAAAAGATTAGTCACCTTAGTAGAAATGTCACTGGATTGGAAAGGGATTCTTTGGTGTGCCATGTTCATAGTGTCGAGTGTTCAAGATATACTTTTATTGCAGTATTTCACTCCTGCTGTGTTCGGCGCTAGGACCCGGACGCCTGCAGGCTCTTTGGCCCAGAATATTAGCACATTTCCACTTCAAGCCTGATTTCCTCGCTGTCATTTCCGATAAGATGACTGTAATGTGCAATATTAGTTTCCTGTTATCACcctgaaacattaaaataaaagcgtgGATTTGGTTTTCTACCTGTCGAGGGATGACTGGCTTGCATCACTACATGCTTTAAGAAAGCTTTTATTTAAAAGCTGCTTCCTTAACGAGAATATAACCTGgtcaaacaataacaaaaatccCTCACACATGGGactaaatattaattaaaatgtagacTAAGTTTAAACTTAGTTTACTAGCTTTGTTAGAATTTAACACTGGTGGAAATTATAAGTAAGTTTATTTACACTTACACAAGTAGCTTACTTAACTACTGTTCTGAGGTATTCAATGattgatcaatcaatcaaaactTTATTACAGACTCAGGGTCCAAATCTTACccacaaaaatacacatgcatacacacattcGTACAGTATAAAAAAATCATGGTtagaagaatttaaaaaataaaaattatttttcaaagaCAATCAGTGTTCTACTATTTGATAGTAGCTGCATATTTAgattaaaaaaactaataaaatttaaaaaaatatatagatcTATATATATAAGCATAATAAAACACGATGCCTTACTATAAATTAAAcgtgtatatataaaaacaagtaCCACATGTAAATGCGtacatgttaatgcatcagtaTAATGTGCAGTAATAAAAACTGCCTTTTTGCGTAATTAGCGTAgactatataaaaataatagtaattgtAATGAGTCCTTTACTTTGGatattttaataacattttgctTAGGGTACATTTATTACTAATATCAGATAGTGATGTGGggtcattattatttatttataaaaatcaacaataataATGGTACATGATTCTAgctactgttattattattgtgaagtttcattaataaatgttaccggatgtgtgtgtgtgagtgtggttaTCGTTGGGACGTTTACACTGCTACTGTTCGCTCTGTTCTGTGATCATGGCCGCACTGGACCGCACCAGCCATGTTTGCTAATTTAAAACCCAAAGGTTAGGGGAATAGTTGTTTATTGTTTGCCGGTGTGCCATCCTCACCCGCATATCCGTTTAGACGAAGGTTTAGAGGCGTCTGCGCCTTCGAAATCCAAAGGACTGAAAGGTTGGATAGCTTTAACTGAAATATCAGCGAAACTTTTGATGGTGGCAGTGTGGGAGGAAGATGCTCTGCGAAAAAGATGTCTGTGTGCGTGCAGCGTAAACAATGTAACTTCATCTGgctgctagctaacgttagcccgTGAACAAAAGAGAGCACGCCTCCATATGTTAACTAGCTAGTCTTGGTGACTTAACAGTTGGTCATTATCAACAAGACCGGctggtatttattttcatcCGCGGCGCTCTGTATTGCTGATGGGCACCATGGATCCACACCAGCGTGGTTGCGGTACCTGCTACCTGGCTATCGGCTAACATCGCAGCTTAAGAACCGTACTGGGTAAACGTTAAGGATGCTAACGTTATATCAGTTAGCTAGCGTGTGTAAGCTAGGTTCTATTGTGATGATTAAGCTAAATAACCTTGGAGCTGGAGCGAGGAATATTTTCGGACGATGTTTCACGCTAAAGTAAACTGTATGTCTAAATTCTTGAGTTCATTTCATATCGTAACGTTCAGTATACGTTGTTAGCTCAGTTGACTAGCGGCGCTTTAAACGGAATTGTTCCGTTTGAATACGCAGCTAGCGCGACTTAGCTAACGCTTTTGCAACGGCCTTGCTGAATTAGGAAATCAAGTATTCATAGAGAGGCTACTTTGTATTACGAATGTATGGGGCTGCTAACCAGCGAGTGGCGTGGTGACAGCCATTCAGGCCTTTGGGGGTGACTGTAAAATATTATCGCTAATCCGTCCATTGTTAGTTGGCCGAGGCCGCCGGGTCTTGAGGACAGTTTGTGTTGCTAAATGTCTGTCTGCCTGGGCCGTAGCGTTGCATTTACCACGGTATGGTTGAGGAGGATATGCTCATGCTAGCGGCGCCTCATCAGCCGTAATGATGAGCTTCTATCGTCATATCCCGATTGTCCATTACGGCTCGCTAGGGCCTGGCATCTGCTGTTTGTTGGCTGCGACATTTTGACGGTTGTTGTTGGAGCGAAATGGTGCTGTCACAAGCTGCAGTTGCCAAAATCATTTGAGATAGCTGTTTCGCGGAGGAAATTGTACACATTACATAGCGCCTTTTAACTGTATCATAtacataaatgaaaaataattaaataatacttGTTTTCTATCATGCACATGCATCTTAGGCCCGTAAGGCTACTGCGTGGCTTCTATACGTTTTACTGGAGAGGAATACTGAgtgtaaatatgtttattaatttttatcttttttctcTTCAGATGGAGTCAAATAATCATTTCAACTATGGCACCCACTCCTCAGCAAACTCAGGACTGAAACTCTCCTCAGGGGATTCTCTTTATACTAACGGGTCCTCCATGAGTTTTCCTCAGCAGGGGAAGAGTGAGTATTTTCAGCCCTAAGCACCACACtagaatacaaataaaattagcCTCATTGTAAAAAATAAGTGTCAGTTCATGAACTTCATAGAGCCAGACCTCACTTTTCCTCTCTACACCAGACTTCTTAATTTGATAGTTCTATCTCTGTGTTAAAGTCAACAAGCACAATGCTTAACTAATGCAaactgtaacattttttttactctaCAAACTTTCTTGTGTCTAACAGATATGAATGGCGAAATGAATGTGAATGGCATCACTACTGTACTTGGGTCCGGTGTGCCTGGTTCCCACCCACCAACAGCTCCTTACCCACACATGAGCAACCACCACCAGAGCAGCATGGGCTATGACTACCTGTGGGGAGGACACCCTCAGTATAGTCCAGCCATGGGCACCTCTCCTGGGCATGGGATGCACCAGAAGCAGCCTACATCTGGAATGGTGCAGCCTCAGTCACAGCACCACTTCCAGGGTCATGGACAGTACCAACTGAATGGGGGTATTGAAAGCTCCCACCAGCCCCCTGTGGCAGGCCCACCGAACATGCCTCTTACTGGGAGTCAGTACTGGAACAGGAGTAACCCTGGCCCACAGCAGATAAGTTATAATTCCCACAATATGTATGGGACCTACCAGAGTCAGGCACATCCTGGAATTACACCATCACAGCATCACCAGCAGCAGTCCTTACAACCACCCCAGCATCAACCGTCACAGCAGCACCTCCACTCCCACCGTAacccacaccaccaccaccagcagcaccagcaaCCACCACAGCATTATGGCATGATGCCTAATGGGATGCCCTATTACCAGCATCAACCCCAGCACCCGTCCCTGCCATctccccagcagcagcagcagcagcagcagcagcagccgccacCACAGCAGTCTCAGCCCCAAGGCCA
It encodes:
- the LOC123975588 gene encoding prostaglandin E synthase 3-like: MHPATAKWYDRRDSVFIEFCVADSKDVKINFDKTKCGFSCVGGTDNVKHENEIDLFEAIDENESKHKRTDRSVLLYLRKAQPGKPWPRLTKEKAKLSWLSVDFNNWKDWEEDSDEEMGNFDQFSDMMNNMGGEDDLPDLDGADDDESADSDDEKMPDLE